In the genome of Urocitellus parryii isolate mUroPar1 chromosome 7, mUroPar1.hap1, whole genome shotgun sequence, the window GGGCAAAAGGCTGAATTGGATAAGCAGCCACGAGAGTAGAAATGGAACCCAAATCCCAGTTCACAAGCCAACAGCTCTTCTGCATCACCAACATCAGCAGGTGTGGGGgcctcccagcccagggcacCCCAGCTGTGGGGAGGTAGCCAGAATGAGTGCTAGATCAGGCTGGAACACTGAGCTTCCACTGGGTACCAGAAGGCTGTCACCCTCCTCTGGGCTGCAACTAAAGGTCCCTTTGATCATCAGGGAAAATGAGGAGGGGCCACTGTCTCCCATTCTATCTGCCTTGCCGGTCTCATTGAGCAGGGTGAGCGGCTGTGGGTAACTCAGCTGTAGAGACAAGCATGAAGCCCCAATGCAGGCCTGTTTGAAGAACCTGGGGCATGTACCCAACTTGGGTCCACTCAAGCCCAGAAAGCTTTTCTTGCTCTAAGCAAGTAGCTCCCACCACCATCTCTAGCACAGCAAAGCCCCTGGTGCGGTACAAACATAGGGCACCCAGGGCTCGCTGCAATCtgaacagggccaggggattGGACTGGCCCATCCCAGACAAAAGCCTAAATGTGCTTCCAGCTGGCACTGCCTCCCCTGTGTTCCCCCAATGGCTTGCTGGCTCCAGGCCACACATCCGGGGAATTGAGATGGCCAGATAACCTCTCCCCCCTGCACAACCTAATCATGCCCTCCTCTTgctctcccttgttttcctccCTGTCCCTTCCCAGTCTGCCCTCCTGCTTCAAGTCCTCAACAAGGTCGGGGACCCTTGGGTTCAGGGGCAAAGCCCTGTTTCTCTTTGCTGAGTGTTGAGGGAGGCAGAGGTAGGCCGAGGGTCTGTGGAGGGAGGAGCGCTGAGCTGCACACGGTGTGCACTGGTGCGTGCATCAGTGTGTGCACGCAGCTGTGCAAGCAGGCCGTGGAGGTCCTGGCAGTGCAGGCAGGCTCTGGGGCAGCCGCCTAGCGCTTACAGGTGTACACGAGCTCCTGCTGCGCACACTGCTGGCACTCCACATAGcagcaccactgtacctggcagtGGCAGGAGAAAGCCACCAGGCGGCTCTGGGTGTCATAGCCGCGCCCGCAGCACAGGCTGCCACAGCTGGCCTCCCGGGAGCACACCCTTCCCGCTGTGCCCGGCGAGTACTTGCTGGGCCTGCAGAAGCTGGGGGAGTCCTCCATGTACACCAGGTCCCCGGGCCGGGGTGCCAGGCCCTTGGTGGCGCTGCCTGGCTTGGCAGGTGCCCACAGCTCCAGACGGCCCAAGGCCTCATTGGTAGCGCTGGACACCTTGACGGCCGAGTCGTAGCGCAGCTTCAGCACCTGGCCCGTCTCACGAAACGGCGAGAGCTGCTTCCAGCAGGTGCGCACGGCACAGGAGCCCGACACGCCGTGGCACTTACAGGTGGTCCTGAGGCCACTCTTCACGGCCTGCAAGGAGAGGCAGAGCGGAGGCCTGGTCAGAGGCTTGGGCCCAGCACCCATACCAGCCCCCAAGTGCCAACCCAGGCAGAGGAGTGTCAGGAGGATGAGAAGGGGACAGGAAGGCTCATGTGAGGGAGACAAATGGCAAGAGGCTCCCATTCCTCTAAGAGGGGCACACCTTGATGAGAGCCGTGTGGGCCAGATctcagccccagctcctcccttGGGCTTGGCCTGAAGCCTTTGCGGCGTATACAATCTGCACAACTGAACATAGCAGCCTCAATGATAAGGACACAGAAGACAGAATTCAGTTTCCTCAAGAATTGGAGCACTGGTCTCTGCCCACCTTCTCCCTCCACTAGAGCTAGATACTTATTACCCTCCGTTCTCCCACTACTATTGTGACTTTGGCTAAGTCCCTCCCCTCTCTGGACCTCCTGCATCTTCCTATCCATGAAATGGAGGAGAAGCAGGGGTTACACTAGGTCAAAACTAtggaatgatgttggctttgtccTTGAAATGACAGCCTTTCTCCAAACACATTCCTGCTTCACCAAAGCCTGgtcccaggcctggctcctcccaCTGCCCAGCCATCCATGCTGTTCAAGACCCTCCCAACTTCTACTGCGTTCCTGGTATCTGGTCATAGACCAGAGTGGATGCTCAGAGAAAGTCAGTAGAGGTCATGAAGTTCGTGCTGGGATGGCTGTGGGGTGGGGTGCTAGCCTCCTATAGACCTTGCTCTCTGACTCTGCTACCTGCCTGTGGGTGGTACTTTGGGCAGTTGGGGAGGGTGCTCACCTTGATGCCCACGTGGGTGTTGTGGGCATCCGCCCGTGCCCTCAGGTCCTTGCTTCCTCTCTTGGGCCCCAGGAAGTTACTCAGGAACTTGGTGCTGTACTTGAGATTGTcaccacacacaccccactgCCAGGCCTGCCGGCTCTCCAGGCCAGGGGAGTCGTCACAGGTGCAGCGCTCCATGCGCCCAGCACTGCACGCTCGGGCCAGTGCATGGGTGAGGGCGGCCGAGGACACCGCGTACAGGAAGGCCGTCTCCTTAAAACCTGTGCCAGGCACCCAGGGGGCATcagcaggaaggaagagagaagctcaGAGGTTGTCCATGCTCTCTGAGGGCTGGCGGGATATGCCCTGCGGGTTCCTTGTGCTCCCTGACACTTTTCAAACAGAGTGACCTTGGGTCTCCTGCCTGACTTTCCCAGACTGAGCATCCTCCCCACTTCCAGGACCACTGCTATGCTTACACTGTTGGGGAGTGGATCCAACCTAGCTTCCTAGGGGGCTCACTGTCTTCTGCTTTCCAATGTATCGGGGTCGTGTGACACATGGAGAGGCGGGAAGCAGGCTACTACCTCTGCCCCAGACCCTCCCTTGCCATCAAGAGCAGCTGGCCTAGAAGGGGGCGGGCTGCCTGCCCCATCACCATGTTGTAGAAGTCCCCACTGTAGCCCTTTGCACTTGGCAATGGAGTCACCCAGTGACTGCATCTCCCTTCTAGACCACATGCTTTCATCGGGCAGATGGGACACATTTGGCTCTGTCCCTCCAGCACCCAGCACAGTTCCTGGGTCGCTGTGGGCCTCCATGCTTAGGGGGCGATGGGTGGGTGGAGGCACAGAGCGATGGAtgcaggaagaagggagggaggcagagtggGAGGAGGGGCGGGGGTGAACAGAGACAGATGAATAGTGAGTTGGTGAATCAGCGGCTTCGTGTACTCCACCAGTGACTAATGCCTCTGATCCTATGCCCTCCTGCGCCTGCCTCACACGCGTGTGGAGAAGGCCCTGGGAGGTGGCTGGGGCTCTCTGTCTCATCTGTGGGCTCCTCCAGCAAAGGACTTGTATCCCccttcttttctgtcttccttgatCCTCTTTTATCTCCAAACCTGTAGTTAGGCCACAACTGGCCTTTAGTAGACCCTCACTCACTCCCCAAGGCCCTTCTCATTTGAGGCTGTTCCAGGAAACCCAGGGCAGTGTGACCTGCTGGGTCCCCcaaggcctcctcctcctccctcgtggtcctccccaccctcctccccacctctcttGAGCAGGCCGGTCCTCCCCTCCAGGCTGCAGTTCCAGCGCTCATGCCGGAACTGGAACTGACATTCCAGCAGGCCGAGGTGGGCCGCGTCCCGCAGGGTCTCAGCCAGGCCGGGCTCCCTTCGGCAGAGCTGCTTCTGTCTTCGGGACAGCTTCAGCAGGTCGCACTGCTTCAAGTGGACCCCGCTCTGTGCTGGGGCTGCCTCAGTGCCCAGGCCTGGGAAGGGCGTCAGGACCTCCCGCCCAGTCAGGCTGCACAGGACGAGAGAAGGGAGACAGGTGAGCTGAGGGGTCTTCGTCTCGACAGGGCAAGGTGAGGGATGACCATCCCTGTGGATGTGGGACAGGTGACAAAAAGGGGCTCTGTTGGAAGGGTCCTTCTTAGGAGCTTCATTTATTGCCCTTGGGGGCAGCAGGCTATACACCACAGTGGGTATGTCCCCATAGGAGACCAAGGTGCTTGTGACAGGATTAGTGCAGAACCTCCAATCCAAGTTTCCCAGAGTCCAGTTTCTGCTCTTACCTGTCCTATTTCCCAAATTTGCCCAATCAGAGAAATCACCTGGGTGCTTTTTCAAAATACAGATTCCCAGGACCCACACTTAACAATTCTCATTCTATGGGTCTGGAGTGGGGCCCAGGAATCTATAGATTTGCCACATTTCCTGGGCAGCTGATAAGACTGGGGAAGTTTGGGGAACATTGCACATAGCATTGCTGACCTCCCAGAGGAGGACATCTTCCTAAGAGGAGcaaacataagagaaaaaatcCCCAGGCACAGTCCCCCATGTGCCTTTCTCTTGCATTATAACACTGCCCAGTAAAACCTGGGTTGTTTCCTGAATCCCAGGTACATTGTCAATCATCTAGCCATTCCAAGCCTCGTCTATGcttgggagaaggaggaaaggaaggaaggaaagaaggaggaaggctGACAGATGGTTGGATGAAGGCAAATCCCAAGACTTCTTATTCTATATCCAAAGTCCATTGAATCTGGAGTTAGGTGCCAGATTCTAAGACTGACTCTGCCACTTCCTTAGCTGTGCAACTGTGAAGCCTGGGTTTTCTCTTCTGCAAAGTATAAAGAGTGatcttcccttctttcccagGGTTGCTGCGCGGGTTACACGAAAAGCACGGGCCTCAGCCCTGGGGACACATACAACTTGCCTTCCTGCTGGCTGGGTCCCAAGCTTCTCCCTTCTGCAGAATGTCTTCCTCTCTAACTGGGCAGAGTCTCCCTTTGtccagaggaggagaaagagttCTATGAGGAGGTGGTGAGGGCTCAGATATACAACTGCTCAGCAGCAAAGAGGGATCTAGAAGTAGGGCTCAACCTCCCTCCTTCCAGAAGCTTTCTGTGACATGGTGCTACTAGTTCAAGATGCTTGCTGTCCCCTGGTGGCCTGCCCCCTCCCCCGTGTGGGTGGATTATACCCCATTCCAGGACCCAGCAGGAGGAAGCACCCCTTTCCTGGAACATGCCAGCCTCATAGCCAGAGTCAAAAGGCAAAGACTATGGCTCATAAAGCTCCTGCTTGAAAGGGGCACTTGCCACCTTTGCTCATGTGTCACTGGCCAGGTAAGCCCTGTGGCCAAGCTCCAAGGGGCGGGAGAGGCCATCCTCCCACTGAGCAAGGGCACAGGCTCTCCTGTTCGGAGTCACCTGCCTTCCCCAGGACATTTGGCTGGATGCCACACCCTCCCTGTATGCATGGGGAGCAGGCAGCCTCACTAAAGGGTGTGGGTCCTGGCCAGGCCCCAGGTGCCCTGTAGATCCCAGATCCATCAGGTGCAGCCAACCAGTGTGGAGCGTATCTCTGAAACCTCCGAGCAGAGACAGATGCTATCAGGCTCTTCCAGGCCCAGCCTGGCCCTAGGCTCCCCTCCCAGACAGGGTGAGGGCAGGGGCCCGTTAATCATTAATCTGGGGGCAAATGGGTAAATTTCCAGTCCACCAGGCCTACACCCAAACCCCTCCCTGCAACCTGGCAGGAAACCTCAGAGCTTGACCCTTGGCAGGCCTGGAGCAGAACCTGAGGTCAGCTCTGGCTGGGGAGGACGCACCTTGACTGACTTCCAGCAGAGTGGGCGGCTTGGGGGCTGCTGGGAGCAAAGGAAACAGCTGCAGAGACCCCCATGTATCCTCCTCCCCACAACGGGGGCTGGTAGGAGGGGAAACTTTAGCTCACACAGTTCCTGTTTCAGAAGTTGGGATCTTTCTTGTAGAAGCTGATTGACAGACCAGAGAACACGCAGGGAATGATGGGAATCTTGGTCAATGGGACTGCATATCCTTCAAGGCCTGTCTCAAATGCCATTTTAAGAATAATagctgctgggcgtggtggcacatgcctgtaatcccagcggcttgggaggctgaggcaggaggataatgagtccaaagccagcctcagccaaaagcgaggtgctaagcaactcagtgagaccctgtctctaaataaaatacaaaatagggctgggatgtggctcagtggttgagaccccctgagttcaacctccagtaccaaaagaaaaagaataatagctattattattcTACCATTATATCTATACATgtcatattataaaaatatattatatatttattatattaaatgttatacTGTATGTATGCTAGTATACCTACCATTTTTTAGTGCCTATTACTGAGTCATTAAAAAACTATTGTGGACATCTAATTGGGTCGGCTGCCCACACATTCCTTCTATCTACATGGCTACCATGTGGTCCCTATTGGCCATTTCATATTGCATGACCTTGCTGCTCTGATCTGTTGATTGGGTCAATGATGATCACATGACCCAAGCTGGGCCAATCAGTCCTTTCTCTGAGAATTTGGAGTTTGAATAAGAGCACATACAGttgctttctctccctttctctcattGGGTGACTGAGCGTGTAACACAAAAGAGGAAGCTGACccaaagagggagaaaaagaatgaacCAAATGAACGGGAAGAACTAGAGATGAGAACATTTTAGGAGGAACATTTTAGGCTCTGGTCCCAAGGTCTTCCTGAGGGTTGGCTGTGCTCTTGCCTAAGACACGCCTTACTGCAGAGTAAAGGCTGAGAGTTGGTTTGTCTAGCTAAGGACATCAGGCTTTGTTGTAACCTTTTGACAGCTGTAGAGCACCAGAATTGCCTCAGCTGCACTGTGAGCAGGGCTCAGTGAAACCCTTCCACTCATCGACAGTCActgattttatagttttcatgtaATAGGTCCTGAGATTGATGGTTCCCAGGTCCAATATCAAGTCGGTTAATTTTATTAGTGGTAATGATACTTAGTAGTGATTAATGGTCAGGAAAGGCAGCCAACCGCACAGAGGCCTCAGGCCACACTGGGCCCTGGTCTGCCCAGGGCTGCTCTCCATGAAGGTTGTCTGGTACTGTTTTTGGGGTCCCTGAAGCCTAAGGGTATTTCCAGAAatgagttttccttttatttgtagaTTGTGGTTGTACTTCCTTTTAAGAAAGAGTACCATGATATCAAATTTAGAGAAATGACTCCACGTGTTTCCTTAAGCAGGGCTAGTGACCTCCCCTCTGCGTGCTCATCCTGTGGCATCTGCCAGGGAAGGGTTCTTCCTGGACCCCAAAAGAATTCTGGGTGTGACAGGCTCCAGCCTATTTGGTGGTCAACAGCTACATTTCTCTCCCCTGGAAGTACCCCAGGCCTGAGAACCCTCCCATGGGACCCTTGGAGGAAGTCTCCATTACCCACATGTTAGCTGAGCCCCTGGGGGTAAGACAGACAACTGGAAAAGTTCCAGTGAGCTTTGTGGGTCTTATGAATCCAGACAAACTGCAGGTTTTAAGGAAGACACTTCCCTGTGGTCTGTCCCTCACTATCAACCACCAAAGGAGCTAGCATTCGGAACTGGAGAAGAGAAGCCAGAATTTGTGATCTTGCTCATTGATCTTAGGGATGGGAGGACAGCAATTCCTGAGGACCTCTGCTTGAATTGAGTGCTCCTGTGCGGTAGGTGCCCATCACTCCATCAGGCTGCACCTGGCTCAGCTCATCTGCGCCCTTCCTGTCCTCATTGGCCTTCCCCAGGTGACTCCCAGCCTCTTTTCCCAGTAAGAAAGCAACAACCTCTGgaccttccttctccttccttgctTACCCCCAGGCTGAGCCCCTCTGCTTTCTGCAGCTTCTCAATCCACGTCAGGGTGGTCCTAAGACCAGAAGCCTCCACCctacacacacaatgaaatgcCCTCTGGCTCTGACCCCAGAGCATCCACAACCACATCTGCccctggaaggagaaaagccaAAGGTTCCCTCAGGACTTATCTCAGACACCCACTCCCAGATCCCCTCTGTCCACTCCTGGCCCTTCCCAACTCCTCCTTCCACACTCTCACACTCCCAGCTGCAGATTTGGCTCATGCTGCCCCATCAGGGTGGCCTTGGGAGAAGCAGCAGAAGGTTCCCAAGGCCCTGGGAAAAGCCTCCTAAGAGATCACTCTGCCTGATGTCAGCAGGACCCCAAGGGCCACTGAAGCCCCagactggggctggagctcaaCCTTCAACCCTGCCCGCTGGAGGATGGGGACCCAAGGACCTCATCCCCAAGTCTGTTGTGCCTGGGTAGTCTGGTTCCAGGTGTTCCTATTACTCAGGAGTGACATTCATCTAACAAACACAAATTGGCTTGTGAGAGAGCCCGATGGAGCCAGacttcctgggttcaaatcctacctGGACTTCTTGCTGGCTGGGTTGCCTTAGGCAGGGTGCTTTACCTCCTGGGGATAACAACAGAACCTGTCTTTCAGGGTTGATGacagaattaaataaatgaacatttataaaGCTCTTATAACAATGCTGGAAACACAGTAAGTTACAGGTGTCATTATTGAGCACCCActgcatgccaggcactgtgttgggCAAGGACACGGTTCTACCCTCAACAAACTCAATAGTGTTGGGAGGGACTTGATTGGATTCAGGAGCCTCCCCCCCAGTTCTTCCAAGGCCCCAAGGAGCGGGAGAAAGAACAATCTTGAACTGGCCTGGCTTCCTGAGGAACAACCAGTAGGTGATCTCCGGGCACCATCTAGGTGACAACCTGACCTTGGCCAATCCTATCCTGCCATCCTGCCTGGGAGTTGcagggaagcaggaggaggcTCTTGGGGAGCACTCCAGGCTGTCTGGGGAAGACTGAGCCAGTGTGGAGCTTTTCTCATCCCTGGGGGAGCCCCAGGCTGTTCTTCCAGACTAACCCCACCCTGTTTCTGCTCCACTGAGTCTGATGGTTCAGCAGAGGATGTCCCCAGGTTGTGGGTGGGCAGGTGTGGCAAGACAAGGTGGGCTGTTTCCAGGGCGCCAGGCAATGCCAGCGTGTCTGGACCTCTAGCCAGGAGCTCTGCCCGGCACCAGGGCCCAAGCCAACTGCAGGCAGCTTCCTGGGAACCAGGAAAGCCTGTGCTGCCTGGGGCCTCAGCCTGGCCAGCAAACCCCATCAGATGCTCCTGATAGCAGGCTTCCGCTGAGGGGCCATTTGCATGGTCACTGCTCCTTTGTACTTTCATCTTCAGCATCTCAGCCCACCTCTCCCGGCCCAcggagccccccaccccccacccatccTGCACTCTCCACTCCCAACCTCTCCCCTGCAGGGCAGCTTGGTGTCGGCAGCACCTGCCCAGCCAGAAAAGGCACCATAGCACTGGCCCGTTGTTCTTCAGAGAGGGGAGCTGTTGACACGTACCTCCCCGGggacctctcccctcccctcatcaCAGAGGGGCCCCAGGTTTGTCTAGCTAGGGCAGGGCATCCCTTTTCCATCTCTGGAcccctttctcctctccaggATTCCAAGTCACCTTGCAACTCCCTTCCTGGGCAGCCTGGCAAGGTCAGCGCTACTGTTTCTTACCTTTACTCCAACGCTCCCGACCCCTCCTTAACTCGCCGGCTCCTCATTTATACCTGCATGCACTGACCACCGGCCTCGTGCCAAGTCCACTCACAAACACCTGTCCCAGCCTGGCTCAGTGTCCCCCTTCCTGGGTCAGGCCTTTCCGCCCTCCCCAGCTCTTAGCCCCAGGGCCCCATGATCCCCCTCCAGGGATTGAATCTGGCCACCACCTTCCCCACTCAGACTCTCATCCCCCACCCAGTCCCTGCTCCAAGAGAAAAGAGCCTGGCCCAGCTGTGGGCTTTGTCTGTCCAGGAACAGCTCCACTTCCTGTTTCGCCCAGGCTGCCTGCTAAGGATGGCACCAGGGAGACACTGCTCCAAGCTGAGTGGCAGCCACAGCCCGGCGCCAGCACGCTTTGCATCCCAACAATCTCCAGATTTACAGGGTGGCTGGATCGACAGCTGTGGAGGAAgtgcttctcctccctccctcccttctccctttttGCTCAGGCTCAGACTGAAGCTGGGAAAAGGAGACTTTGTCCCTGGCATGCATAGTTCTGGTGGTACTGACCATAGAGAGTCTCCAAAGTCAGTCCTGTGCAGAGGGGTCCCTCACCTCTCTGAGTCTGGGGTTACAGCATTGCCTCAGGCCCTTGGCTGGGGCAGAGGTTCACCAGGCACATCATTACATTTGAGAGCTGGCCAGGCCTGCAGGATTGCCCGGCAGAGGTTTTGCC includes:
- the Wnt9b gene encoding protein Wnt-9b gives rise to the protein MERCTCDDSPGLESRQAWQWGVCGDNLKYSTKFLSNFLGPKRGSKDLRARADAHNTHVGIKAVKSGLRTTCKCHGVSGSCAVRTCWKQLSPFRETGQVLKLRYDSAVKVSSATNEALGRLELWAPAKPGSATKGLAPRPGDLVYMEDSPSFCRPSKYSPGTAGRVCSREASCGSLCCGRGYDTQSRLVAFSCHCQVQWCCYVECQQCAQQELVYTCKR